TAGCATACAAAGGAATTGCTCATCAAAACTTCCAGTATTACAAACAACCTTTACTTCACTTGGCTCCACCTTCGCTTCTTCAATTATTTTGTCGTCCTTTACTATTAAGTTAGGTAGGTCTTCTTTAATTTTTTCCATGTCATATTCAGAATAATCATTACCACTTAAATTAAACTCTTTCAAATTTTTTAATTTAGCAAGCTCCAAGGGGAGGCCCGTTATTTCATTATTAGCATAGTTAAGCTCTTCTAACTTCTCTAACTGTCCTATCTCTGCTGGAATTCCTGTCATGTCATTATTTGAAACATTTAACTTTTCCAGATTCTTCAATTTACCTATTTGTGAAGGCAATGCTCCCTCCAGATTATTATCAGATAGATTGAGTTCTTTTAAGTCCCTCATTCCAAGAACATATTCAGGAAGTTTTTCCAATCCTTGCCCACTTAAATCAAGAATTTCATTTTTTGTCTTAGGAGCATTTACAATTTTAACATCAACAATATCACTAATTACAGAGTTTGAATTATCATTTTTATTAGATATTATCCCATAGCTTAAAAAAACTAATAAAATAGTTAATCCAAGTATAATTAAATTTTTATTCA
The Patescibacteria group bacterium genome window above contains:
- a CDS encoding leucine-rich repeat domain-containing protein; translated protein: MNKNLIILGLTILLVFLSYGIISNKNDNSNSVISDIVDVKIVNAPKTKNEILDLSGQGLEKLPEYVLGMRDLKELNLSDNNLEGALPSQIGKLKNLEKLNVSNNDMTGIPAEIGQLEKLEELNYANNEITGLPLELAKLKNLKEFNLSGNDYSEYDMEKIKEDLPNLIVKDDKIIEEAKVEPSEVKVVCNTGSFDEQFLCMLNEYRKQNGKSSLSYDSKLNTVALNHSTWMNVNGEFSHAGDGGSSFSERCSTAGTICDAENLAFGVSTAQKLFDMWKNSPAHNKNMLGDHAYLGIGLNSSYTTAVFK